The Spirosoma foliorum genome has a window encoding:
- a CDS encoding DUF4249 domain-containing protein: MYRLFVIILISVLVAACIDQVSLPIRTEAPRLVVEGQITNEAPPYTVRLTYTGNYGGSGQNVSDQYVKEAQVTMADDQGRSTRLISTGLGLYQTADSTFRGQVGRAYSLSVVLTDGKRYVTKAERMPAVPVIDSISSSLVKTIGLAPYAIAYAVNTTDPASEQNYYRWTAYGYTNRMSLGVPCSLGSPNKCFTRCWTPVSNDVVNVYSDEAINGNPLRGKFVLQLPIYAVGPQLIEVQQYSITQSNYQFWKLYQQQNARTGSIFDPLPAPVTGNLVNASDPTDLARGYFAVTSVTRKRYRQQSFPSAVFYPAVLSFISSQILPDGDCRATYGNVPTLEPDGW; this comes from the coding sequence ATGTACCGGCTCTTCGTTATAATTCTTATCAGTGTTTTAGTAGCCGCCTGTATCGACCAGGTAAGCTTACCTATTCGTACCGAAGCTCCCCGTTTGGTGGTAGAGGGCCAGATTACGAACGAGGCCCCTCCGTATACTGTCCGGCTTACCTATACGGGTAATTATGGCGGAAGTGGACAGAATGTAAGTGACCAATACGTAAAAGAAGCTCAGGTTACCATGGCCGATGATCAGGGCCGCTCAACGCGTTTGATATCTACAGGATTGGGCTTATATCAAACCGCCGATTCAACGTTTAGAGGGCAGGTGGGCCGAGCTTACAGCCTGAGTGTAGTACTGACCGATGGTAAACGCTATGTTACAAAAGCGGAACGAATGCCTGCTGTGCCTGTAATTGACAGTATTTCATCATCCTTAGTTAAAACAATTGGTCTAGCACCCTATGCGATAGCGTATGCGGTCAATACGACCGACCCTGCCAGTGAACAAAACTATTATCGTTGGACTGCTTACGGGTATACCAATCGTATGTCATTAGGCGTACCCTGTAGCTTGGGTAGCCCTAATAAATGTTTCACTCGTTGCTGGACACCCGTATCGAACGATGTTGTCAATGTGTATAGCGATGAGGCTATTAATGGAAACCCGCTTCGAGGTAAATTCGTCTTACAATTGCCTATTTATGCGGTCGGGCCGCAATTGATTGAAGTACAACAATATTCGATTACCCAGTCTAATTATCAGTTCTGGAAACTTTACCAACAGCAAAATGCCCGAACCGGTAGTATTTTTGATCCGCTCCCCGCACCTGTAACGGGAAATCTGGTCAATGCCAGTGATCCGACTGATTTAGCCAGAGGCTATTTCGCCGTAACATCTGTTACGAGAAAACGCTACCGGCAGCAGAGCTTTCCCAGCGCTGTTTTTTACCCAGCGGTGCTCAGCTTTATCAGTAGCCAGATTTTACCCGATGGCGATTGCCGGGCTACCTACGGTAATGTACCCACTCTGGAGCCAGATGGTTGGTAA